GGTTTCAAGAACAGAAAGAGTATGCAGGAGATCACGACTGGGAAAACGAGGATGACCCACAAAACCAGCTGCAAGACAGCTTAGATTCATCTATGGAGGAACTATCTGCGTTTGACAAAGACCTTGAAAAGTTTGAGGGCACCTGGTGCTCCGAGAAGCGTAAGGAACTCTGGCTGCGACTGGAAAACCCGGGATACTCGTGCTCTGCGAAAGTAACTGCAGTGTTTTCGCTGAGTGTGGTACTGATGAGTATCATAGCCATGTGCGTTCACAGCATGCCCGAGTTCCACCAGGTGGACATTAATGACAAAGAAGTAGAGAACCTCGTGTTGAAAAATTTCGAGACCTTTTGCGTCCTCTGGTTCTCTTTTGAGTTCATCCTACGATTAGCAGTCACACCATGTTTGTGCAAATTCCTGAGCAATGCGCTAAACATCATTGATTTCGCCTCTATTATTCCATTTTATGCCACTTTGGCAtttgaaactgttgatgctgagGAAAGCGAGGAGCTTGTGAACGTGGGAAGGGTGGTGCAAATCCTGCGCCTCATGCGTATCTTTCGCATCCTCAAACTGGCACGGCATTCGGTTGGGCTGCGTTCGCTTGGTGCGACTCTCCGTCACAGCTACCATGAGGTCGgactcctcatcctcttcctttCCGTCGGAATCTCCATTTTCTCAGCACTCATCTATTTTGTGGAGAGAGAGAACGCTGAGTCAGAACTGCAGACCATACCGGTGGGCTGGTGGTGGGCGACGATCACCATGACCACGGTGGGATACGGCGACACGTATCCCGTCACGCTGGCTGGGAAACTAATCGCCACCTTATGCATCATTTGTGGCCTGCTTGTAGTCGCCCTTCCGATCTCTATTATATTCAACAAGTTCTCCAAGTACTACCAGAGACAGAAAGCCCTGGTGGAGTCCGACCAGCTCCATCAGGAAGACGAAAAACTGCCAAATCTCAGCATGCCTTTACTTTACATAGGAGACCTCTACGGACAAAAGATGAATACTCTGGTGTGCAGTGAGTCCTCAGTAGGGAGCGCAGGGAGCGAGGGAGATATCACTGATGCTTCCAGCATTCAAGATGTTGAAATTGACTGCCCTACTCGGATGCCACAGGCCCAAAAAGCCACATAGATCAGGGCACCTCAAATCCAGTCCTagagggccactgccctgcagagtttagctccaaccttgattAAACTTacttacctgtgattttctatggATCTTGAAGACCTTGATGAGCTTTCTCAGTAGTATTTGATCAGGTTTGCAGCTAAACTAAGCATGGCATTGgcccctccagggcaagatttgaggaaccctggcaCAAAAGCTAATATGCACAACCTTATACCTCGATTAGGGAtctgaagaaacaaaaataaacttcCTTGCTTAGATCTGCAGAACATGTTGAGGAAACACTAGAGGACCCTATGACTCAAAGCTCTCATTCCTTACTGAATGAATCCTGGACCTTTAGTTCTCAGGGTGAAAATGTATCAAGCTTTCT
The nucleotide sequence above comes from Carassius auratus strain Wakin unplaced genomic scaffold, ASM336829v1 scaf_tig00001266, whole genome shotgun sequence. Encoded proteins:
- the LOC113069273 gene encoding potassium voltage-gated channel subfamily S member 3-like, producing MVYGQVLHRQGPEDSFINLNVGGFKQQVERVVLQRFPHTRLAQLLYCSSEAAILQLCDDYAAAEREYYFDRNPWFFRYVLNFYHTGKIHLMEELCVFSFSQELEYWGIKELHLDTCCSNRFQEQKEYAGDHDWENEDDPQNQLQDSLDSSMEELSAFDKDLEKFEGTWCSEKRKELWLRLENPGYSCSAKVTAVFSLSVVLMSIIAMCVHSMPEFHQVDINDKEVENLVLKNFETFCVLWFSFEFILRLAVTPCLCKFLSNALNIIDFASIIPFYATLAFETVDAEESEELVNVGRVVQILRLMRIFRILKLARHSVGLRSLGATLRHSYHEVGLLILFLSVGISIFSALIYFVERENAESELQTIPVGWWWATITMTTVGYGDTYPVTLAGKLIATLCIICGLLVVALPISIIFNKFSKYYQRQKALVESDQLHQEDEKLPNLSMPLLYIGDLYGQKMNTLVCSESSVGSAGSEGDITDASSIQDVEIDCPTRMPQAQKAT